In Corylus avellana chromosome ca8, CavTom2PMs-1.0, the genomic stretch ATATATACTCATATTTTATgcataaaatagaaaacaatatatatatatatatttttttatataactcAGTATCTTCTGTTAGACACACACGAGATTTTTTGATATTATGAATTGTGTTGGGTCATGAACTAGCTTATCATTTATTGAGCAGTCCTTGGGCCCAGCCAGAAGAGGCCCAAGTCCGAGACCTGCTCAAAAGGCCCAAGCCCGAGACCTTctcaagtgatccgagacgagaccttcacaagtgatccgagacgagaccttctcaagtgatccgagacgagaccttctcaagtgatccgagacgagaccttctcaagtgatccgagacgagacctactcaagtgatccgagacgagacctactCAAGTAATCCGAGACGAGGACTACTCATGAGATCCGAGACCTCCAATCCGAGGCAACCCCTAGCCGAGACCATAAAGTCCGAGAATAACTCAGGACATTTAAGTCGCAGTAAAAGGGATAACTCTGATATCTTAAAAGATTACGAAGTTGATCCTCTGATCTCAAGTCGCTCAAATCGCGgaagaactaacaaacatgatcttttcattcaaatgtttgtttagccgatatcaagggataagattccttgataagtgggaaatcaaattccctccaatgcctataaatacaagtcatatgatcaaagcaaaggtaatcacaactctcataaTTTGAGCTCTATAGTTGTTACAAATATCCTTTCCCAttttgacttaggcatcggagtgcccacgccggctcacccccggtcacttcgatccttctttcttctttgttgtgcagtcaaactGTTCGGAAGTTGGTTCAACTCAAACTCGgcaggcgtgccacgtcatcttttggaaaactgtgcatcaacagtttggcgccgtctgtgggaacttcgattttcatcagttctctACTAATCTAAAATGGTGACTACCCGTTCCACTGCTACAGCCTCCAACGCACCACCACCACCCGATCTAACCGaattcatgaagcagatgtctGAATCCATGAAGGCTCTGAAGAAGCAAAATGAAGACCTGGCTGTAAGGCTCACAGCTGCTGAGGGCCGTAATAGCCAGAGGGACCAAGAGCGAGAAAGAAGACTTGATGAACGGCGTGAAAAGGAAAGGCGAAGGGAAATTCGCCGTGGAAAGCGGACGGCTGGTTCGCACCGTGACGAAGAAGCAAGTTCAGTCCAAGCTAGCCATCATACTACTGTCCAGAATGAGGAGCACCATGAGCAGGAGAGGTCCCAGCACACGAGGCCTCGACAGGAACAACCCCATGGGCAAAATGAAGGCCAGATGAGTGCTGACATGGAGGATCTGAAGAAGAAGTACGAAGAGCTGACCCGTAAGTTGGCTGCAAGGGATGAGAAAACCCCTGCTTCGGGGTTCATGGATAACACCGACCTGCCTTTTACTGATCGAGTGCTAAATTTCCCTTTGCCTGAAAACTTCAAGATGCCTCGCGTCAAGGAGTTTAATGGTAGTGGCGACCCTTCGGAGCATATGGAAAGCGTCCGTGTTCACTTCTCCCTTCACAGGTTTCCGGATGAAATAGCATGCAGAACCTTTCCTCTCACTTTGGAAGGAGTTGCTCAAGACTGGTTTGCCAGATTGCCTGCCAAGTCAATAGACAGTTTCAAAGAACTTGGAAGTCTCTTTTTAAGCCAATTTCTGGCtaccaagaagaggagaaaGCACTCGGCTTGCTTACTATCTTTACGTCAAGGGAAGGAGGAAAGCCTGAAAGATTTCATGCATaggttcaataaagaaaaattgctaGTGGATAACCCGGGGGATCAAACGGTGTTATCTGCGTTATGGCATGGGGTTAGGCCAAATGGGCCTCTAATGGCCGAAGTATCAAAAAGTTCGACAGAAATAACTCTTCCCGAGTTTATTGCCAAGACGGAGGAGTATATTAATCAGGAGGAAATGATTAAAGCTCTCACAAAAGGTCAGGAGGAAGAAGACCGGGAGAAGGAGGACgccaaaaaagaagaggatgCCAAAAAGGAGCCACCTATAGCATCTGCTCCGAAGGAAGAAAGGTTTCAGAAGAGAGTAGTAAAGAAGACTGTACCATCAGTCCCAAAGTCGGAACCCCGGCGACGTGAAGATCGAAGGTTCACACCTTTGAATACCAGGGTCAATGAAGTGTTTATGGAAATCAGAAGAGATCCAGCTTTCAGATGGCCAAATAAGTTGCGGGGTGATCCGAGGAAGCGAGATCGGACGAAGTTCTGCGAGTACCACAATGATCACGGCCATTTGACGGAAGACTGTATAACCTTGCGGCAGGAAATCGAAACTTTCATCAGAAACGGAAGGCTGGTAAGATTCCTAGCAGGGGAGAGGAACCAAGGCGCAATGCATCAACAGCCTCTCCTATTAGATGGAAACCGAGTTGAAAGAGCACAGGAGCCGAGACGTGATCGGGACGATGGTCCTAGAGAAGATCCGAGACCCCCTCAGGATCAAAGAGTAGTAGGAGAAATTCATACTATTGCCGGAggaatagctggtggaggacaGTCTAATTCGGCCAGGAAAGCCCATGCTAGGAAAACACATACCGAGGAGGTCTTCACAGTGCAGAGACCGTCCAAAGTTGCAAAAAAGGATTCATTGATCCTTTCTTTCTCTGAAGAGGACGCAAGGGGGGTAATGCAACCCCATGATGATCCGCTAGTCGTAACTGTAACAGTGGCCAACCACATGATCCACAGAATTCTAGTGGATAATGGAAGCTCGGCTGATATATTGTACTGGCCAGTTTTTCAGCAAATGGGTATCGATCGTGATAGGGTCATACCATTTAGCTCTCCCCTGGTTGGATTTGCAGGAGAGCAGGTCCAGCCAGTTGGTCTTATTTCACTTCCTGTCACGGCAGGAACAGCACCTAAGCAGAAAACTGTGATGGTAGATTTTCTGGTTATTGACCGACCAGGTGCCTACAATGCCATTATCGGTAGACCTGCTTTGAATAAGTTAAAGGCCGTAACTTCGACATAccacttgatgatgaagttcccAACAGAGGACGGAGTTGGAGAGGTGAAGGGAGATCAGACCCAGGCAAGAAGATGTTACAATACGTCTCTCAAGAAGGTCTCGGATCCGACTCCTATTGTAATTGGTACGGTAGGTGGGAATAACAGGAATGACCCAAAGGGGGAACCAGCTGAACCTTTGGAGGATGTGGTGATAAGTGAAGAcaagactttgaagattgggaCGCAGCTCAGTCCCACAATCCGAGACGGTCTCATCATCTTCCTAAGAAGGAATTTAGAAGTTTTTGCGTGGACCCACGAAGACATGCCAGGAATTGATCCTGAAGACATCATCCACCAGCTAAATGTCGATCCAAGTGTGAAACCAGTAAagcagaaaagaagaaaattcgcCCCTGAACGGAATGTGGCCATAGCAGAGGAAGTAGAGAAGCTTCTCAAGGCCCGTTTCATTGAAGAAGTATATTATCCCGATTGGTTGGCTAATGTAGTATTGGTCAAAAAGTccaatgggaagtggaggatgtgcgtggatTTCACTGACCTCAATAAAGCCTGCCCAAAAGACAGTTTTCCATTACCTCGTATTGATGCATTGGTGGACTCAACAGCTGGATATGGATTACTTAGCTTCATGGATGCCTTCTCTGGTTACAACCAGATATATATGCATCCAGAGGACCGTGAAAAAACTGCGTTCATAACTGACCGAGGTTTGTACTGTTATAAGGTCATGCCCTTTGGTTTGAAGAACGCAGGGGCGACATACCAGAGGCTGGTAAACAAGATGTTTCGAGACCAGATCGGACGCAATATGGAAGTATACgttgatgacatgctagtcaagaGCGTGCTGCCACAAGACCACGCACTCGACCTGCAAGAGACGTTCACAACCTTGAAGAAGTatgggatgaagttgaatccctcAAAGTGTGCATTCGGAGTTTCATCAGGAAAGTTCCTCGGTTACATGGTATCCAGCCGAGGAATAGAGGCCAATCCTGAAAAAATACAAGCTGTCTTGGATATGCAATCTCCGAAAAACTTGAAGCAGCTCCAGCAATTGACAGGAAGGGTAGCGGCACTAAATCGGTTCATATCACGGTCGACCGATAAGTGTCTTCCGTTTTTCAAAGTCTTGCGAAAGGCTTTTGAATGGACAGACGAATGTGAAGAAGCCTTCGGACAGCTGAAAAAATATCTGGTGAGCCCTCCTTTGCTGAGCCAGACAAAGGCAGGGGAGGTgctatatttgtatttagctGTGTCTCAAACGGCAGTTAGTGCGGCATTAATCCGAGAAGAGGAAGGAATTCAAAAGCCTGTATACTTCACAAGCAGAGCTTTGAGGGGCGCTGAAGAAAGGTATCCCCAGATGGAAAAACTGGCTTTTGCCTTAATTATAGCATCCAGGAAGCTCCGACCctacttccaagctcatactatcCGAGTGTTGACTGAATACCCATTAAAGAAAGTACTAAGAAAGCTAGATCTGTCGGGAAGATTAGCTAACTGGGCCATTGAGCTGGGAGAATTCGATATTGAGTTTCTCCCTCGAAATTCCCTCAAAGGCCAGGCACTGGCTGATTTTCTAGCAGAATTCACTAATTTGCCAGACATCACCAGCTGGCCAAGTGATGAAACCTGGGTAGTTTATGTGGATGGATCATCTACGAAGAAGCATGGTGGAGCAGGGATAGTCATGATTACTCCCGATGGGGAAGAGTTATGTAGTGCATTGAAGTTGAAGTTCAAGACGACGAATAATGAGGCCGAGTACGAGGCAGTCTTggcaggactcggtttagctcTTGAAATGGGAGCCAAAATTGTCGAAATACGGAGTGACTCCCAGGTTGTTGTAGGGCACATTAGAGGAGAATTCGAAGCCAAGGGAGACAAGATGAAGTTGTACTTAGCCAAAGTACAGGATTTGCAAACATTGTTCAGCAAATTTGATATTGTGAAAATTCCGAGACCAGAGAATGAAAAAGCAGACCAATTGGCCCGAATAGCCTCAACTGCTAATGGAGAGGTCACAACCGAGACTCCTATCCAAATTCTTCTACAATCATCGGTTACCGAGACGGTGTCGGTCTCTACAGCCGAGACCATGCCTAATTGGCAACATGAAATCGTAGAATACCTGGAAAGAGGAGTACTTCCTTCAGATAAAAAGCTTGCTACCCGGTTGAAGATAAGAGCAGGAAGGTTTACAATGGTAAATGGAATCCTTTACAAGAGGGGTTTCATGTTACCACTTTTGAAGTGCGTTTCAAAAGAAGAAGGGAGCTATATCCTTAGAGAAATCCACGAAGGGATTTGCGGAAGCCATGCGGGGGCTAGAATGTTGGCGCATAAAGCAGTCCGAGCGggtttctattggcccaacATGAGCAGGGACTCGGCAGAATTAGTCAAACATTGTGACAAATGCCAACGGTTCGCTAATATAACTCATCAACCTCCGGAAGACTTGAGTGCAATCTCTTCACCTTGGCCATTTTCtcaatggggggtagatatagtaggaccat encodes the following:
- the LOC132189416 gene encoding uncharacterized protein LOC132189416, coding for MVTTRSTATASNAPPPPDLTEFMKQMSESMKALKKQNEDLAVRLTAAEGRNSQRDQERERRLDERREKERRREIRRGKRTAGSHRDEEASSVQASHHTTVQNEEHHEQERSQHTRPRQEQPHGQNEGQMSADMEDLKKKYEELTRKLAARDEKTPASGFMDNTDLPFTDRVLNFPLPENFKMPRVKEFNGSGDPSEHMESVRVHFSLHRFPDEIACRTFPLTLEGVAQDWFARLPAKSIDSFKELGSLFLSQFLATKKRRKHSACLLSLRQGKEESLKDFMHRFNKEKLLVDNPGDQTVLSALWHGVRPNGPLMAEVSKSSTEITLPEFIAKTEEYINQEEMIKALTKGQEEEDREKEDAKKEEDAKKEPPIASAPKEERFQKRVVKKTVPSVPKSEPRRREDRRFTPLNTRVNEVFMEIRRDPAFRWPNKLRGDPRKRDRTKFCEYHNDHGHLTEDCITLRQEIETFIRNGRLVRFLAGERNQGAMHQQPLLLDGNRVERAQEPRRDRDDGPREDPRPPQDQRVVGEIHTIAGGIAGGGQSNSARKAHARKTHTEEVFTVQRPSKVAKKDSLILSFSEEDARGVMQPHDDPLVVTVTVANHMIHRILVDNGSSADILYWPVFQQMGIDRDRVIPFSSPLVGFAGEQVQPVGLISLPVTAGTAPKQKTVMVDFLVIDRPGAYNAIIGRPALNKLKAVTSTYHLMMKFPTEDGVGEVKGDQTQARRCYNTSLKKVSDPTPIVIGTVGGNNRNDPKGEPAEPLEDVVISEDKTLKIGTQLSPTIRDGLIIFLRRNLEVFAWTHEDMPGIDPEDIIHQLNVDPSVKPVKQKRRKFAPERNVAIAEEVEKLLKARFIEEVYYPDWLANVVLVKKSNGKWRMCVDFTDLNKACPKDSFPLPRIDALVDSTAGYGLLSFMDAFSGYNQIYMHPEDREKTAFITDRGLYCYKVMPFGLKNAGATYQRLVNKMFRDQIGRNMEVYVDDMLVKSVLPQDHALDLQETFTTLKKYGMKLNPSKCAFGVSSGKFLGYMVSSRGIEANPEKIQAVLDMQSPKNLKQLQQLTGRVAALNRFISRSTDKCLPFFKVLRKAFEWTDECEEAFGQLKKYLVSPPLLSQTKAGEVLYLYLAVSQTAVSAALIREEEGIQKPVYFTSRALRGAEERYPQMEKLAFALIIASRKLRPYFQAHTIRVLTEYPLKKVLRKLDLSGRLANWAIELGEFDIEFLPRNSLKGQALADFLAEFTNLPDITSWPSDETWVVYVDGSSTKKHGGAGIVMITPDGEELCSALKLKFKTTNNEAEYEAVLAGLGLALEMGAKIVEIRSDSQVVVGHIRGEFEAKGDKMKLYLAKVQDLQTLFSKFDIVKIPRPENEKADQLARIASTANGEVTTETPIQILLQSSVTETVSVSTAETMPNWQHEIVEYLERGVLPSDKKLATRLKIRAGRFTMVNGILYKRGFMLPLLKCVSKEEGSYILREIHEGICGSHAGARMLAHKAVRAGFYWPNMSRDSAELVKHCDKCQRFANITHQPPEDLSAISSPWPFSQWGVDIVGPLPRSKGGLRFAVVAVDYFTKWAEVEALVHITAKAIERFLWKSIICRYGIPHAFVTDNGKQFDCDSFRAWCAQLQIRNYYSSPGHPQANGQVEATNKTIFKILKKKLGDRKGNWAEDLPEVLWAYRTTKRIPTEETPYALAFGTEAVIPAEIGSGSYRVETFRSETNDEGLQLHLDLLQEKRDRAQMAMAAYQARVTRYFNKKVKPRTFKIGDLVLRKTTLATKDPAEGKLTPNWEGPYKVIECKRAGAYHLEDSRGKVLPRPWNAEHLKKYYV